GGCACAGCAGTGAAAGGCACTGCATCTAGGTGCAAGAGTTGTCacagtacctggttcaaatccaggctgtagcaCATTCAGCCGTGATTGAGTCCCattgggcagcgcacaattggcccagcgccgtccggaGTAGGTGGTCATTGTAAGCTAGAAAGTGGATTTGCCTAGGTGAATATAAACCATGTATTTTTAGAGTGGTGACAAAAAACAGGCATAATGCTTAATGACCTTCTCAGTTCTATATAACACGATTTATGAAACAAATATTCATTAACATATCAACCTTCAGTATCTGAAACATATTGCGTAATTTCACAGGTGTACATTTACTAAAAATGATGCACAATGACAGTTATGTCCTGGTGGCACAGtcgagcatggcacttgcaacatcAGGGTTGTGGTTTTGAGTCGCACAGGGGACCCGTAAGAAAAAGTACTAACTAAAACGTATCATTCATGTTGAATAACTCATGAGACAAAATAGTGTCCACATTTTATTGGCTGCAAACAATTCGTCAACATTTGTGTAGTAACTGAGACTTCATTTAACAGCAACGAAGTATTTGACGTTACAATGAAGTATTAAGGATGCAGACACTACAGAATAGCATTGCTGCTTTTAATGTATAGTCTGGCGAAGAGGCAGGAGTCTCAGGGAGCACACCGAGGGCAAGCTCCTTCCACATATTTCATTGTGCCAACACTTTTGAGCTGAAGACGAAACACAACCGAAATATTCAGCTGTACACCGATAACAGTAGGAAAGTCTACATGAGAATAAATAGTTAAATGAACTAGGAATAAGTTTAATTTGATGACTGGATTAGTGAATGATACTGGGCTTATTGTACCTCCAAAGTTGATATGAATACAAGTCTTTCTGGCACCAGCAGCGGGCCTTCCTTTAGCCCAGTTCTGGTGATCAAAGTCGGAGCCATCGCTCCAGAACCACCGCCTGTCCTGAGGGGGGAAAGTGGGGTTTCAGAATACAAACTAAATGTAGTCCTTTCTATTCCACCTGCAAACAACAGTTAAAGCTACCACTACTTCAAAACCATCCGACTGGGACTGTTGCTTGTGTAAAGAACATGGAGCCTAATCCTCACATTTGCAATCATCCCAATACATTTCAAAGACCATAACTAGTCTACAACTGTTGAAGCTAGAAACCCCATACACACGTTTACAAGAAGACTGTCTGAAATATATTACTTTGAAACTAGAACCGTTTTAAATGTATAAAAGCCTCCTACTGAAGTTGACAGTTAAATACATTGAAGTAATTTAGTAGATTCATCTAGAATGACTTACAGGATCAATTAGGCTCAGGGTGTTACTGAAGGGCACATCAGATTTCACACAGtgagctctgggattcaaactagcAGCCTTGCCTTTATTGGCCCTATGGTCTTAACAGCGAGGCTTCCTATCTCCTGGGCACTCTTGATATTTTATATGGAACCCATTACAGTAGCTGTTGAAAagcagcatctactcttcctggggtccacacaaagcaTTAGGCACAGCacagacagaactacatcaaCAAATTACAGGTAGCCTACATGCCACACCTAACGTTTACATttatttaaaccaggtttgctgttcacttgagcaATTTGAGCTGGAACGGCGTTActtgcaataatggctctatatgaCGCTGTGCTTAATGGTCCCACCTTAACAGAATTAAATCCGCCAATCCAGGTAGGAGGGAAACCAACAGTCTTCACCAAGACCAACGCCTGTAGAAACTGATCCTCCTCGGAGCTGTGCACAGATGCCAGGTTTGCGCCAAGGTACTTCACAACGTTGGGTACAGACACCAGTTGATCACCAAGGGACACACAGTGCCTCTAGAGAAGAaagtctttatttaactaggcaagtcagtttagaaaaaTATTATCTACAATAATAGCCAAgcaattaacaaacacatttcatCTATTAGTCAGTCGGCCAGCCTAGCTGAGAATTTGTCTTCTGGACTCTCAACCAAATATTGACCATCACAACTAACTCCCttttaaaacatttcttaaagatACTAGTTCATCTCTGTCTTAAGCCATTTCCTGTGGGTCCCAATATACAGGAGGCACAACACACTAAATATTCAATTTATAGAAAATTCCCATCTTAAAGGGAAGCTCAGTATTTCACATCAGTCATGTGTTGCCGTTTAAGAAAGTATCACCTTTAACGTCAGAGCTAATTTcaacaacacttcccctataaatTCACAGTAGATGTAAGGGTGATACCTCTGCTTCAGGCCAGCTCCTTGTAGCCTTTACAAACATTAAGCAGATTGATCCATATTTGGTCCAACCGGAAGGACACAAGTCTTCTTCTAGAATTGAATCTGTAAGGAGAAGTTACATGTGGATTTAAAGGCTATTGGAGACAGAACTACAAATCACAGCTACAattttatttgtagatcagtcagtcacctcTGCTACAAGAAAAATACAGAACGAGTCAAGAAAAGTGGACCCTTACTTGCATCTCCCAGAGCAAAGGCAGCACTGAGAAGCAGAAGACTGGTCAACATGGTCATGGAGTCTCCTGAGAGAATGAAGCCATCAAAATCACAGATTCAACTCCATACAGTAGATTAGAACAGGAATATGTCTGCTTTCCTAAACACCAACCTAATCCCTAAGAAGGACTGAGGAGAATTTCTGGGCAGGTAATTCTCACCACTCAGACAggagtaatagagttctagttcCCAAATGTAGAAATGCCCTGCAGCTTTGGCTATTGCCAAATGTCAGAATACAGGCATTACGGTTGAACCATTTTCCATTCTGGTTCTTTTATTAtccaacaaaaaataaaaagcagTACACAAGGCTGGCAGGTAAGGCTTAGTGGCTTGTAACACCAGTAGGTAAGGTGAAATGGCCATCAGGAAAGGCTGTGATAAGACGTCGTGGTGCTGGAGGGTACACACCACATTAACATACGACTGACCAGTAAGCTACACCACAGCCCAATATTAGACCTATTAATTAATGAAGCAAGATCAAAGGACATTCCATAGCAACAGCTAGCAGAACATGGTTCAATGAGGTACCTGCTAGCAGCATGTGTCCCACCTCTGAAGATCAATCCATAATACACTGGATGGTTCTGATTAGTCACCATGTACAGCACTGATCAATAACTACATTAGttttgagaggggggggggggtgaaagtaAAAACAGCATTTCATAGTTCCTTGTTCACTGAGACACAGTGCAAAAGGCAACCGAGCAGAACAGTCTACAGGATTATAGATGTAAGACACATTCTGCTAGCAGGGATATTTTGGACCATGTCTCATCTCACAAGCTGTAACACTTCACTTACAGTTATATTAAAGGTAGCTAGCCCAGTATTAGACTCCATAACAATACACAAGCTAGGATGAACAGGATATTATGTCACAACGCAGGAATTTAAAACCATAGAGACGTTACAATAGCAGAAACTTACTTTAGCCAACCAACAACAGGAACAATAAAGAAACTGGGACACCACAAACACTGAACAATCCCAGGTTAAACATGCGGATTATATACCATAAGAATGGAAGAGGAATTGGTGATTAGCAGAGTGAGTTCAGGTGTGGTGAGTCAGCAGGAAAGGGGCGTGTCCAGAGGGTAATTGGGAGATTGTGGAATTAGCATTATCCTTCAAAACAAGTGCACTACATGTGTCCAGGGCAACATattcactatgggctctggtcaaaagtagtgcacttcatagggaatagagGGCTAGTCGGGATACATTCACATACAGTATTAGATGAACAGATGTTGAAATCTCCCTTTCTGAAATGCCAGTTCTAACTCTCCCTTTGGCTGAGATTGAGTCCtacgtctccctcctctcttttttAAGGACCCATGCAGTCAGACCCCTCCCTCTCGAGTTTGGTGAGCAGGTTGGTGGAGATGGCGGAAGCAAAAGTGTCATTTGAAGTTGAAAGCAGGTTGAGTACAGTTAGTGAGAAAGATGAGTGGAGAACAGTGGAGTCCAAGAATGGAACAAAAAGGGTTCAAATTGTTGTGGAAAATGAGTCTGATTAATCGTTGTTTGTTGGACTACGTGATGTCATCACGTAACCATAAAGCGTCAATCCTTTAATTATAAAAGCAAAGGgttttattttgatttgtattATGCCCACTGCATGCAATTCTTTTTTATAATGTAGCAGGCAATTGTTACATATTTTTTCTATGCAAACTCTCTAaatgttgacaaaaaaaataaagctggaggtctggaggagagagagtgaaagtagGACCAGGGTTTGTGTCGTAGGAGAGGAGGCGGGGAGAGAGGTATGGGAGAGGGGATAGgttagaggaggaagggagagaggtatatgagagaggagaggttaggtgaggagaagagaggaggaaacatGATGGGTCAAGGTGTTAAAGGGATATTGTGAGATTTTGGCAATTTAGCTCTCTTTCTTTAGTTTTGAAGGACGTTTTTAAATGAACTACTGTAGCTTCAGCACAATTATTAACTATGAGatcgggtggcgcagtggtctagggcactgcatcgcagtgctagctgcgccaccagagtctctgggttcgcgcccaggctgggctgggttcgcgcccaggctctgtcgcagccggccgcaaccgggagatccgtggggcgacgcacaattggcatagcgtcgtccgggttagggagggttggGCCGGTAGGGTTAgggatccttgtctcagtatgtaaaaaaaaaaatgaaataaaaaaataaaaatgtatgcactctactgtaagtcgctctggaaaagagcgtctgctcttggccggtagggatatccttgtctcagtatgtaaaaatataataaaatgtatgcactctactgtaagtcgctctggataagagtgtctgctaaatgacaaaaaaagaTCAGATCCCAAAGACTTCTAGTCATTGTGCTGACGCTAGTTAGCGATCCCTGGGAAAACTACCTTCAAAGTCCTTCAAATTGCATGCAGAGACAAAATCTGATTCTGGGTAAAATACAAAATGGTTTTAATTGCCACAATATTGCACTATCCCTTTAAGGAGGAaatagcaccggttccaatccaagtgccatttatcaaactccaggcggtgctatggtcagatgacatgaaaatagagctctttagtCATGAACTTCAGTGGTGGTTTTGGTGTGGAAAAACAGAAGCATGTGCAGAgaagtacctcatacctacagTAAAATATGCTTCTGCATCTTTAACGTTTATGAAGTGATTTTGCTTCCCTGGTTCTGTGGCCCTTTTTAAGCTCAACGGCATCATAAACTTTATCAAGTACCAGGACATTATAGCCCAACTTACCACATtagctgacttacctagttaaataaaggtaaaataaaacatataggcctatgggctcagCTACATGAGGTGTGGCACTATGATTTGAAGAAGTGGCCCAAAAAAAGGTATTTGCTCTTTCTTGAATTccactgggcatcattcacaactgatgggctaatattgtcacccatcagactattcttgatttaatctggtCTTTAAATGTACTAAATCTgttaaatttgttttgatttagaatggacaatTATCATGCatctgtctcgaaacaggggcaataatgtatttttttgttttctaATTGTAGATGAAAGGCGTTGGAAGTAAGATGTAGAAGACTGACTGTTGTCTTTACTGTACTACAGGAACTGACTCACATTCCATTCAAATGAATACATGAAGAAATCCTGATATTAAACTGTTGTTTTACTTACTTCATTGTTGGTGTGACATGTTGAACAATGTATCTGAACCAGTTCATTTCTGGGAAGTGGAGGAAGGACTAGGACTGTTATGGTGattgtattaccaccacaccggcagtTACAGGACATGAAGGCAGttaaattccacgtgaccatgtagtagttaggcttctccaagctctgatgctgctgatggtcattagtagtctaccacacttgctaactgcctggtactcagcactctattgtccctctaatcactctgacatcaactcTGATTGGTGGAAATCAAAGATGGACAGCTGAGAAGGGGGTTGACCTATACGATATAGAAGGTCACTTTCTCAGTTTAGGTCTTTAGGTTCTACTCTGTCTGCCCCTTAGATAGCACCCTATCCCCTCCGTAGTGCACTAgtgttgacctataccctacgtagtgcactaccgttgaccagagccctatgtcaaaagttgtgcactatatagggaatagggtgccatttgggagacaagcctatgtaatatatatatatatatatatataatggttaCGATCACTCCTCTTAATCCTGGTCCATGGGACCCACAGGGGGTGCAGGGATTAGTTCcaacccagcactaacacactcgTTAACAGCTATAGTCAAGGTTTGATGAATAGTTGATCAGCTGTAGCCAGTCTGTTAGTTAGTGCTGGGATGGCTCTAAACTCTGCACAGGACCAGGGTCGTCCACCACTGATGACATCACTTCCGTGTTGACCTTGACCTTCAACCCTTGTTTTCCTGGTACTAACGTGACACAGAAATAAAGCATTGATTCAAgactttgtctgtgtgtgtgatttgaTTGTTTTTTCACAAACCATGCTGTTCACAACAACCACTAGATGGAAGCAGAGAGAAGGCAAAGAACCCTGAAAACCTCGACATGactgggaaagggaaagggggaactAGTCAGTGTTACAACctagtcattcaactgaaatgtgtcttcctgcatttaaccaacccctctgaatcagagagcggGGGGGACTGCCATAattgacatccatgtcttcggagCCCAGGGAACAGTGGCAAGACAGGCGGTATATAGTGAAGTTACCCATAGATGCTGATctggggtcagttttgcatttcccccactaatggttaaggttaggattgggggagaggaagctgattctagatctgtATGTTGGGGGGGGACTTCAACATGGAAAAGATGTATAGTATAAGAATCTAATCAGATTCCTgtatgttctacctggaacttgtCAAATACAAAATGGCAGCAAATACACTATCAAGAATCATACAATATTATTTTAATGGCTGACGTATGAGTGAGTCACATTTAGACTAAACCGAAGTGTTGCATGTTATGTATAAAAACACACGAAGAGACTTATCAGCTCAGCCTTCTAAGGTGTCAGATACAGACCGTGCAGAGACCTTTTCAGGGGGCAGATGctctgatcccccccccccccccccctgcatttCATCACAAATTGTCAGCAAGCCTTCTAAAAACGTGATTGACATAGGGAAAAGAGGGTGGGCTATCAAATCTGGTCACATCTGTTTAGCGGGTGGAGTGAAATGCTTTTGTTTCTTGATCCGACATCACGGTAATACCTATATCAGCTGATCATTGATAACCtacattttactaggcaagtcagttaataacttcttatggctgggggcagtattgagtagcttggatgaataaggtgcccagaggtgcccagagtaaactgcctgctactcaggcccagaagctagaatatgaatagtattagtagatttggatagaaaacactttgaagtttctaaaactgtttgaatgatgtctgtgagtataacagaactcatatggcaggcaaaaacctgagaaaaaatccaaccaggaagtgggaaatctgaggtttgtaggtttgtaggttttcaagtctttgcctatccaatatacagtggagATTTGGtctgattgcacttcctaaggcatccactagatgtcaacagtctttagaaccttgtttcaggcttctactgtgaaggaggagagaataagagctgattgagtaagGGGTCTGCCAGAAGGCCATGAGCTCACTCAGGTGCGctcccgtgagaggtagctgcgttccaatgcatttctaaagacaaaggaattctccggttgaaacattattgaagatttatgtttaaaacatcctaaagattgattctatacgtcgtttgacatgtttctacgaactgtaatgtaatgttttgacttttcgtctggcctgcgcgtcgTGAATTTCGATATGTGAACTAAAAGCGCGAACAAAAAGgaactatttggacataaattatggactttttcgaacaaaacaaacatttattgtggaactgggattcccgggagtgcattctgatgaagattatcaaaggtaagtgaatactTATAATGCTATttttgacttctgttgactccactaCATGGCGGAtttctgtatggcttgttttgggctctgagcgctatactcagattatagcatggtgtgctttttcggtaaagcttttttgaaatctgacacagcggttgcattaaggagaagtttatctaaagttatCTAAAGTTCCacgcataacacttgtatcttttatcaatgtttatgatgagtatttctgtaaattgatgtggctctctgcaacatcaccggatgttttggaagcaaaacattactgaacataatgcgccaatgtaaactgagatttttggatttaaatatgaactttatcgaacaaaacatacatgtattgtgtaacatgaagtcctatgagtggcatctgatgaagatcatcaaagtttagtgatacatttttatctctatttctgctttttgtgactcctctctttggctggaaaatggctgtgtttttctgtgactaggtactgactaaacataatcagatggtgtgcttttgtCGGAGATtttgtggtgggattaacaacaagtttatctttaaaatgctgtaaaatacttgtatgtttgaggaattttaattttgagatttctgttgtttgaatttggcgccctgcactttcactggctgttgtcatatcgattccgttaacttcttgacgcacagatccctttagcgggatcatctTCGTAAACAACCTCtgaattgcagagcaccaaataaattaaaaataaatatatatttataatcatgaaatcacaagtgaaatataccaaaacacagcttagcttgttgttaatccacctatcgtgtccgattttgaaaatatgttttacagcgaaagcaatccaagcgtttgtgagtttatcaatcactagacaaaacagtaagaacagctagccgcaaattagcttggtcacgaaattcagaaaagcaataaaattaaatcgctttcctttgataatcttcggatgtttgtactcacgagactcccaggtACACAATAAAggttagttttgttcgataaagattagttttataaccaaaaaacgccatttggtttgcgcgttatgttcagaaaaccacaggctcgttccggtcctgaaaggcagacgaaaattccaaaaagtatccgtaatgttcgtagaaacatgtcaaacgtttttttataatcaatcctcaggttgtttttaacatacataatcaataatatttcaaccggacggtgaactattcaatactacagagaaagaaaatgtcgagctacatctcttGGACACCTGACGCATTTTGATAAATctcactcatttttcaaaataaaagcctgaaactatgtctcaAGTCAGTTTaccagtttaccttgggaacgttatttttccaaacatataaatagtgccccctagctgaaataAGTTAACGggaagttaaacagtttaaaaacacatgacataatttcacaaatagtttcatctttagtCATTCATTTCATTCAacaattagatgcaagcctcacAACTGAGACTCTTGTATAAACACAGTTATGGTAATGTtgctgtattgtctctcatgagtttcacaaacatTAAACTAAATGGACCGGGCGTAGCTGGATTCTCCCCCGACCgtgtacacattctccaaaacatggacattgttcagttctcaagttctatGATGGAGAAGAGGTTCCTTTGTTCTCctgttaacttctcacgagtcaccaaccctgatccggtagcaccccccacccccccccccactgagtagcatagctagcatagcgtcacaagtaacttgtagcatctaaatatcattaaatcacaagtccaagacaccagatgaaagatacaggtcttgtgaataaagccaccatttcagatttttaaaatgttttacagggaagacacaatatgtaaatctattagctaaccacgttagcaaaggaaacgatttttttactcccaatagttttttcctgcgtcagtagctatcactaattcgactaaataaaaatatatatagccactaaccaagaaacaacttcataagatgacagtctgataacatatttatggtatagcatagttttttttttgaaaaatgtgcatttttcaggtataaatcacagttctacattgcagctgcaatctgaaatagtgctgacccagccagaacaattacagagaccaacgtcatataacgaattactcatcttaaaacatttcagaaaaatacacagcgtacagatattgaaagcccaacatctggtgaatccaaacaatatttcagatttattaaatgttttataacgaaaacaaaatgtagcgctaaattagcatagctataccaggcagattcggctaggcgcccacggccagttcacatgcacaacagatatgatataacatcgtaaattgggtcttactatggctgatctttcatcagaatgttgatcaaagtgtcctttgtcaagatgagtcgttggttccgttcagaattgttcctttcccactccatttagcacaggtactggtcgagtggcacggatctctcaaacgtaaataaaatcagacaacggaacaccacaaaactcccgaaaaaattcaaataatctgattaaactatattgaaaaaacatacattacgatgatctggtcacatgtatcaaacaaacttcgagacggagatagttttcatccataatggccgcacaacagaagacaatcgcagctacaagtcgcacgatttagagaaccggaagttgtcggtcacgccaaagaattagctctcatatcacgtcagtcccagataaacaagatatttttcctctgacgtcctcttgacacccagaggaaggccaatgaggtgtttttcgggtcatagggggcacgaccatatataggcagagcgttgaagctggcatacacatcttgcttttttcttcttggtcatggaaagtgctgtcaaatgacttctgtatcactcagagacaaaattggttttagaaactagagattgttttcgttccaatggtattatttatatgcatatagtaagagcaataattgaataagaggcagtttaatctgtagagcaaattatgctaatgggaaaatagcaccccctgtattctcaagaagttaaaccttctctctgtctatacAGCATGGCCCTGAGGAGAGAGACTCCTCTAGGAATGTATGACCTGCAATAACAGAGCCTGGgtgtagggggaagagagaggtggtgatagagagagatggtgcaGAGACAAGGAGATGGTACTCGCTATCcccaaagagggccacgtcatgacactgCAGTGAAGTCTAAAATGCTGTccatttcaccaccatagatagtaggctactaggcctatacagtggggcaaaaaagtatttagtcagccaccaattgtgcaagttctcccacttaaaaagatgagagaggcctgtaattttcatcataggtacacttcaactatgacagacaaaatgagaaaataaatccagaaaatcacattgtaggatttttaatgaatttatttgcaaataatggtggaaaataagtatttggtcacctacaaacagacaagatttctggctctcacagacctgtaacttcttctttaataggttcctctgtcctccactcgttacctgtattaatggcgcCTGTTtcaacttgttatcagtataaaagacacctgtccacaacctcaaacagtcacactccaaactccactatggccaagaccaaagagctgtcaaaggacaccagaaacaaaattgtagacctgcaccaggctgggaagactgaatctgcaataggtaagcagcttggtttgaagaaatcaactgtgggagcaattattaggaaatggaagacatacaagaccactgataatctccctcgatctggggctccacgcaagatctcaccccgtggggtcaaaatgatcacaagaacggtgagcaaaaatcccagaaccacacgggggacctagtgaatgacctgcagagagctgggaccaaagtaacaaagcctaccatcagtaacacactacgccgccagggactcaaatcctgcagtgccagacatgtccccctgcttaagccagtacatgtccaggcccgtctgaagtttgctagagagcatttggatgatccagaagaagattgggaaaatgtcatatggtcagatgaaaccaaaatataaccttttggtaaaaactcaactcgttgtgtttggaggacaaagaatgctgagttgcatccaaagaacaccatacctactgtgaagcatgggggtggaaacatcatgcttttgggctgtttttctgcaaagggaccaggacgactgatccgtgtaaaggaaagaatgaatggggccatgtatcgtgagattttgagtgaaaacctccttccatcagcaagggcattgaagatgaaacgtggctgggtctttcagcatgacaatgatcccaaacacaccgcccgggcaacgaaggagtggttccgtaagaagcatttcaaggtcctggagtggcctagccagtctccagatctcaaccccatagaaaatctttggagggagttgaaagtccgtgttgcccagcaacagccccaaaacatcactgctcaagaggagatctgcatggaggaatgggccaaaataccagcaacagtgtgtgaaaaccttgtgaagacttacagaaaacatttgacctctgtcattgccaacaaagggtatataacaaagtattgagataaacttttgttattgaccaaatacttattttccaccataatttgcaaataaattcattaaaaatcctacaatgtgattttcaggattatttttctcattttgtctgtcatagttgaagtgtacctatgatgaaaattacaggcctctcatctttttaagtgggagaacttgcacaattggtggctgactaaatacttttttgccccactgtaagtgaCTTTCTCTATAAGCGACTTTTTAGCACTCATTCTATTAGAgtcgttttttgtttgtttgaggGATATCTGTAGACTATGCAGCAGTCTCAGGACGGTTTTAAAATTGCCTTTTCTCCGGCATCTCTCaaatacactgagttgactgcgAGCTGGTGTAGTTTGTTTCTCGGCCTGTTCCGCGAGAGGGTGGAGTTAGCCGTTTGAGAGAGTGGTGAATATGCTGCTAAAGGTCAATCaggaggagaacataacaccactggtcacgattcacaaagagacaggagaacataacaccactggtcaggattcactaagagacaggagaacataacaccactggtcaggattcactaagaaacaggagaacataacaccatggtcaggattcactaagagacaggagaacataacaccatggtcaggattcactaagagacaggagaacataacaccactggtcaggattcac
The DNA window shown above is from Salvelinus alpinus chromosome 31, SLU_Salpinus.1, whole genome shotgun sequence and carries:
- the LOC139561549 gene encoding ladderlectin-like — translated: MTMLTSLLLLSAAFALGDANSILEEDLCPSGWTKYGSICLMFVKATRSWPEAERHCVSLGDQLVSVPNVVKYLGANLASVHSSEEDQFLQALVLVKTVGFPPTWIGGFNSVKDRRWFWSDGSDFDHQNWAKGRPAAGARKTCIHINFGAQKCWHNEICGRSLPSVCSLRLLPLRQTIH